The Pricia mediterranea genome includes a window with the following:
- a CDS encoding alpha/beta fold hydrolase, which yields MKISKLIQILLLLVVFVGCKTHNIRVQTQTEGRSVDQPKSVDIRGEDLHYIEQGSGEPLIFIHGTIGDYRAWISRMEPYSKNYHVVSYSRRYAWPNEQEFDSLVDYSVRIHADDLYALIQELGFEKVHLVGHSYGALTALTMTLDHPEVVQSLVLGEPPAASLVENSEKGQESFNAFMVNNLRPAADDFRADRNQEGLEHFVQGVMGADFRLAQVPPEGRQAWMDNLLELWGSAITESFLRLDPSRIKSLKVPVLLLVGNRSPQWLVEISRELDGLLPNSELVTLKNSSHGLYFENPGDADRAVMEFLEEH from the coding sequence ATGAAAATCTCAAAATTGATTCAGATACTACTGCTTTTAGTGGTCTTCGTGGGCTGTAAAACGCACAATATACGGGTACAAACTCAAACGGAAGGCAGGTCGGTCGACCAGCCCAAATCGGTCGACATCCGCGGAGAAGATCTCCACTACATTGAACAAGGGTCAGGCGAACCCCTCATATTCATTCATGGCACCATCGGCGATTACCGGGCATGGATTTCCCGTATGGAACCCTATTCGAAAAACTACCATGTCGTATCCTACAGTCGCCGCTATGCTTGGCCGAATGAACAGGAGTTCGACAGTTTGGTCGATTATTCCGTACGTATCCATGCCGATGATCTGTACGCCTTGATTCAGGAACTCGGTTTTGAGAAGGTACATTTGGTCGGGCATTCATACGGGGCATTAACTGCCCTAACCATGACCTTGGACCATCCTGAGGTAGTACAATCATTGGTGCTGGGCGAACCCCCGGCAGCCTCTTTGGTCGAAAATTCCGAAAAGGGTCAAGAGAGTTTCAATGCATTCATGGTAAACAATCTCAGACCGGCGGCCGATGATTTCAGGGCCGATAGAAATCAAGAAGGTCTGGAACATTTCGTTCAGGGAGTGATGGGCGCAGACTTTCGATTGGCCCAAGTACCGCCAGAGGGCAGGCAAGCATGGATGGACAATCTGTTGGAACTCTGGGGATCGGCCATTACGGAGAGTTTTTTGCGGTTGGATCCCTCAAGAATAAAATCGTTGAAAGTTCCTGTATTGTTGTTGGTCGGCAATCGCTCCCCACAATGGCTGGTGGAAATTTCAAGGGAACTGGACGGCTTGCTGCCCAACAGTGAATTGGTGACCTTGAAAAATTCCTCCCACGGATTGTATTTTGAAAACCCCGGGGATGCGGATCGGGCGGTCATGGAATTCCTTGAAGAACATTGA
- the mobC gene encoding plasmid mobilization relaxosome protein MobC, translating into MASNKGGRKRLGDKKRMHAITLRFNGTELEKVKTILQSYNLDFGKRGTVGPFLRKLILNKETVKEKRIPDGISNLSYQINKIGTNINQLVKVANHKNMRSPNSNLEREMEKTSELMLELIEIINVKNQK; encoded by the coding sequence ATGGCTAGCAACAAAGGTGGTAGAAAACGATTGGGGGACAAGAAAAGGATGCATGCCATTACGCTTAGGTTCAACGGCACGGAACTGGAAAAAGTAAAGACCATATTGCAATCCTACAATCTTGATTTTGGAAAAAGGGGAACTGTCGGTCCGTTCCTGAGAAAGCTTATTTTGAACAAAGAAACTGTAAAGGAAAAACGTATTCCCGACGGTATCTCGAACCTTAGTTACCAGATCAATAAGATAGGCACCAACATCAACCAACTGGTCAAGGTGGCCAACCACAAGAACATGCGCAGTCCGAACTCGAACCTCGAACGGGAGATGGAAAAGACCAGTGAACTGATGCTCGAACTTATCGAAATCATAAACGTCAAGAACCAAAAATGA
- a CDS encoding type IV toxin-antitoxin system AbiEi family antitoxin domain-containing protein → MDVSEYIKVCLSREEYSFTWDELRGAIGKPTTAIKKEVTYLTSKKELIALRQNFYLIIPPRYATQGKLPIELYIHKLFKYLNREYYLGGFSAAKFHGASHQQIQKEYVFTTKPALLSISKGGMDIQFFTLSNWPKSNIIRKKSDAGYFNVSDPILTIADLIYHQTKLGGLNRMLANIEELLEEVQLSDLQELLKWYPNKSVLQRLGFLIEYLQPESELLNPIMTYLVNNRYYPVLLNTFDKGRPGAVDNGWKVAINLELESDI, encoded by the coding sequence TTGGATGTATCCGAATACATAAAAGTCTGTTTATCAAGGGAAGAATACTCCTTTACTTGGGATGAGCTAAGGGGTGCCATTGGTAAACCCACCACTGCCATCAAAAAAGAAGTAACCTATTTAACCTCCAAAAAGGAGTTAATTGCCTTACGGCAAAATTTCTATTTGATAATACCCCCTAGGTATGCCACCCAAGGGAAACTTCCGATTGAACTTTACATACACAAATTGTTTAAATATCTCAATAGGGAATATTATTTGGGAGGGTTCTCCGCGGCAAAGTTTCATGGGGCATCTCATCAACAAATTCAAAAAGAATACGTCTTTACCACAAAGCCTGCTTTGTTATCCATCTCAAAAGGAGGTATGGACATCCAATTTTTTACACTTTCCAATTGGCCAAAATCGAATATCATTCGTAAAAAATCGGATGCCGGATATTTTAATGTCTCGGATCCTATTTTGACCATTGCGGATCTGATTTATCATCAAACGAAATTGGGCGGTCTAAATAGAATGTTGGCCAATATCGAAGAGCTTCTTGAAGAAGTGCAACTGTCAGATTTGCAAGAACTCTTAAAATGGTATCCAAATAAAAGTGTTTTACAGCGCTTGGGCTTTCTGATCGAGTATCTACAGCCTGAAAGCGAATTGCTGAACCCTATAATGACCTACTTAGTAAATAACCGATATTATCCCGTTTTACTGAACACCTTTGACAAGGGCAGACCGGGGGCAGTTGACAATGGATGGAAAGTGGCTATAAATCTTGAATTGGAGAGCGATATATGA
- a CDS encoding helix-turn-helix domain-containing protein: MNVICIEEKAFLTLIGEVIKYVKSEIKPVIADKWVGKKEAMQMLRIKSPTTLQKLRDEGKIRFSQPEKKHIVYDRDSIIEYLEAHAKEPF; the protein is encoded by the coding sequence ATGAACGTAATCTGTATAGAAGAAAAAGCATTTTTGACCCTAATTGGGGAAGTTATAAAGTATGTCAAATCCGAAATAAAACCTGTCATTGCAGATAAGTGGGTCGGCAAAAAAGAAGCGATGCAGATGCTGAGAATAAAATCTCCTACCACCTTACAGAAATTAAGGGATGAGGGCAAGATCAGGTTTTCGCAGCCCGAAAAGAAACACATCGTTTACGACCGGGATTCCATCATCGAATATCTTGAAGCACACGCCAAAGAGCCTTTTTGA
- a CDS encoding Fic family protein produces the protein MEKNTPLHLQEIIYGSPDSVTSRRISKWEDEGIVRKIAPRIYTSNLEDIPAAIIRRNLFPILGNLYPDAILSHRSAFEFAPTANDQIFVTYKYTKKIQLPGITIRFMDGPKAIEGDTSFSGALMVSQRERALLENLQVSRQTGADSKTLAYPQIEEKLEKIIRVNGEDELNQVRDRARDISKELGMEKEFKKLNKIISALLATRPARELKSPVAKARAINSPYDPARMQLFEILFRELKQQEFKYREEQNTSTEAYRNFAFYESYFSNYIEGTVFEINEAKQVIATQQPLPARNEDSHDVLGTYQLVSSKREMKIVPYSAENFLEILQYRHAILLSARTDKKPGKFKDKNNQAGDTTFVDMELVRGTLLQSFDFYKALTHPFAKAVYMMFVVSEVHPFLDGNGRIARVMMNAELSTVDQTKIIVPTVYREDYLGGLRRLTRNNDPKVYIRMLERAQAFSDTLLGNNMEAMEVVLRASNAFTESNEGVLKIVDS, from the coding sequence GTGGAAAAAAATACGCCTTTACATCTGCAAGAAATCATCTATGGTTCGCCAGACTCGGTAACTTCCCGTAGGATATCAAAGTGGGAAGACGAAGGTATCGTACGCAAAATTGCACCAAGAATCTACACCTCGAATCTTGAAGATATCCCGGCAGCTATTATACGCCGTAACCTGTTTCCTATTCTTGGAAATTTATATCCCGATGCCATATTAAGCCATCGATCTGCTTTCGAGTTCGCTCCAACGGCAAACGACCAAATCTTCGTGACCTATAAATACACTAAAAAAATACAACTTCCCGGCATTACCATACGTTTTATGGATGGACCAAAAGCGATCGAGGGCGACACTTCTTTCTCAGGAGCGTTGATGGTTTCGCAACGAGAACGTGCCTTGCTCGAAAACCTTCAGGTTTCACGACAGACTGGTGCGGATTCCAAAACGCTTGCCTATCCTCAAATAGAGGAAAAACTAGAAAAAATCATCCGCGTTAATGGAGAAGATGAACTCAACCAAGTTCGTGACCGTGCCAGGGATATTTCCAAAGAATTGGGAATGGAGAAGGAGTTCAAGAAGCTCAATAAAATTATAAGTGCCTTATTGGCCACACGACCTGCCAGAGAGCTGAAATCGCCCGTGGCAAAGGCACGGGCAATAAACAGTCCTTATGACCCTGCCCGTATGCAATTATTCGAAATCCTTTTTAGGGAATTGAAACAACAAGAGTTCAAATACCGTGAGGAACAGAATACGAGTACGGAGGCATATCGAAATTTTGCGTTCTACGAAAGTTACTTTTCCAACTATATCGAAGGCACCGTTTTTGAGATTAACGAAGCAAAGCAAGTAATCGCCACTCAGCAGCCCCTACCTGCACGAAACGAAGATTCGCACGATGTGCTAGGAACCTATCAATTGGTTTCCAGTAAACGGGAAATGAAAATAGTTCCATACTCCGCTGAGAATTTTTTAGAAATTCTTCAATACCGCCATGCAATTCTACTCAGCGCGCGCACCGATAAAAAACCCGGCAAATTCAAGGATAAGAACAATCAGGCAGGCGACACAACATTCGTTGATATGGAACTGGTACGAGGCACATTGTTACAGAGCTTTGACTTTTATAAAGCATTGACACATCCTTTTGCAAAGGCTGTTTATATGATGTTCGTCGTAAGCGAAGTACATCCTTTTTTGGACGGCAATGGCCGTATCGCGCGCGTAATGATGAACGCTGAACTATCCACGGTCGATCAGACCAAAATCATTGTCCCCACCGTCTATCGCGAGGATTATTTAGGAGGATTACGGAGATTGACAAGAAACAACGACCCTAAAGTTTATATCAGGATGTTAGAGCGTGCACAGGCATTTAGCGACACTCTTTTAGGAAACAACATGGAGGCGATGGAAGTTGTTTTACGGGCAAGCAACGCCTTTACCGAAAGCAATGAAGGGGTTTTGAAAATCGTCGATTCATAA
- a CDS encoding MBL fold metallo-hydrolase: protein MKRRTFITNISFFGGALFVPFQLFGASLPHFIEGIFPFKVGKFKCYSIIDGIWPYASLELLFHGAPTAVLNQKAKEFNLSPTNIKVSLHFLLIDTGEELILVDTGAGDMAKEQGDQAGRLRHKLIEMGIDPNDIKKVVISHQHFDHFGGVCNENGEIRYPNATFYMDRKEYESLKEASGWEAQRLKSIEEKLETTQDGQEISKGIKVLKAYGHTPGHIHLMIRSDGEEMLYVGDTFGHELHFEYPDWAMSHEYSKENAVQVRKETLNRAVKENLTLFSCHLPFPGIGKVERKGESFKWNPTSSNKG, encoded by the coding sequence ATGAAGAGAAGAACTTTCATAACCAACATATCCTTTTTCGGAGGCGCACTTTTCGTGCCGTTTCAACTATTCGGCGCAAGCCTTCCCCACTTTATTGAAGGAATATTCCCGTTCAAGGTCGGAAAGTTCAAGTGCTATTCAATAATTGATGGCATTTGGCCCTATGCCTCCTTGGAACTTCTGTTCCACGGGGCCCCTACTGCTGTCCTTAACCAAAAAGCGAAAGAGTTTAACCTTAGCCCGACGAATATCAAGGTTTCCTTACATTTCCTCTTGATCGATACGGGGGAAGAATTGATATTGGTCGATACCGGTGCCGGCGATATGGCCAAGGAACAAGGCGACCAGGCAGGAAGACTAAGGCATAAATTGATCGAAATGGGGATTGACCCCAACGACATAAAAAAAGTGGTCATTTCCCACCAGCACTTTGATCATTTTGGGGGAGTGTGCAATGAAAATGGTGAAATTCGCTATCCGAATGCAACTTTTTATATGGATCGCAAGGAATATGAATCACTGAAAGAGGCATCCGGATGGGAGGCCCAAAGACTGAAAAGCATCGAGGAAAAATTAGAAACGACCCAGGATGGGCAAGAAATCTCAAAGGGCATAAAAGTTCTAAAAGCTTACGGGCATACGCCTGGGCACATCCATTTAATGATTCGATCCGATGGTGAAGAAATGTTATATGTCGGAGATACTTTTGGTCACGAATTACATTTCGAATACCCCGATTGGGCTATGAGCCATGAATATTCAAAGGAAAATGCGGTTCAAGTGAGAAAGGAAACCTTAAACAGGGCGGTAAAGGAAAACTTGACCTTATTTTCATGTCATTTGCCATTTCCAGGTATTGGAAAGGTCGAAAGGAAAGGTGAAAGCTTCAAGTGGAATCCAACATCTTCAAATAAAGGTTAA
- a CDS encoding PQQ-dependent dehydrogenase, methanol/ethanol family, which produces MNYLSTKRSIRILASTLIILSCIACADTDKDSGPIDDARLVQADESPAEWLSYGRNYSENRYSPLHQINADNVDSLSLAWSLVLGTKRGLEATPIVANGIMYFTGTWSKVYAVDARNGGILWEYDPQVPKEYGEKVCCDVVNRGVAIYQGNIFVGTLDGRLIALNAKSGQKNWEVVTVDQNKPYSITGAPRIVKGKVIIGNGGADFGVRGYVTAYDAKTGAQQWRFYTVPGNPEDGFENEAMETAAKTWTGEWWKYGGGGTPWDAMAYDPKLDLLYIGTGNGSPWNRDIRSPEGGDNLYLSSILALNPDNGKLFWHYQTTPGDSWDYTATQHIILADLTIDGQKRKVLMQAPKNGFFYVLDRTDGSFISAEPYVYTNWAKKIDKTTGRPVESEFARYPNMNSQISPTASGGHNWQPMAYNPKTGLVYIPASEEGMFFGQPSNWKHLNDSRSWNTAIGFDPSNETHIDSMANRNFGKLIAWDPIARKEKWNYWQKSVWNAGVLASNDLIFQGNAEGEFIAFDAATGKKVWSFPLNSGIIAAPMTYAIDGKQYVSILVGWGGVRGLWSKFTDQINPGTLYTFSLGGNAEMPEFPEQPKKQLVDLEFEAVPEQLENGGQLFQRYCASCHQMMLFPGGGSIPDLTYSPPAIFDSFQQIVGDGTLLGLGMPNFGDRLSNDDIIDIKGFILSVAKTRREDGESNP; this is translated from the coding sequence ATGAATTACCTATCAACCAAACGTTCAATCCGAATTCTAGCAAGTACCCTTATAATTTTAAGCTGTATTGCCTGTGCTGACACTGATAAAGATTCGGGTCCAATCGACGATGCACGATTGGTCCAGGCCGACGAGAGCCCCGCGGAATGGCTATCCTACGGCCGCAATTATTCGGAAAACCGCTATAGTCCCTTACATCAAATCAATGCTGACAACGTCGATAGTCTGAGCCTGGCCTGGAGCCTTGTGCTGGGCACCAAACGCGGTTTAGAAGCAACACCGATTGTGGCTAACGGTATCATGTACTTTACGGGAACTTGGAGCAAGGTGTACGCTGTAGATGCCAGAAATGGGGGGATACTTTGGGAATACGATCCGCAAGTGCCCAAAGAATATGGTGAAAAGGTCTGCTGCGATGTTGTCAACAGAGGGGTAGCCATATACCAAGGCAACATCTTTGTGGGAACGCTTGATGGTAGGTTGATTGCGTTAAATGCCAAGAGCGGTCAAAAAAATTGGGAGGTCGTAACGGTAGATCAAAACAAACCCTATTCCATTACAGGAGCCCCAAGAATTGTTAAGGGCAAAGTTATTATTGGCAATGGCGGTGCGGATTTCGGTGTTAGAGGATATGTTACCGCTTATGATGCAAAGACAGGAGCGCAGCAATGGCGGTTTTATACCGTACCGGGAAATCCGGAAGATGGATTTGAAAACGAGGCCATGGAAACCGCTGCAAAGACGTGGACGGGTGAATGGTGGAAATACGGAGGTGGCGGTACCCCTTGGGATGCCATGGCTTACGACCCAAAACTAGACTTGCTATACATTGGAACAGGAAACGGTTCACCTTGGAACAGGGATATAAGAAGTCCCGAAGGAGGCGACAACCTGTATCTATCTTCAATATTGGCCCTGAACCCTGACAATGGAAAGCTATTTTGGCATTATCAAACTACCCCTGGCGATTCTTGGGACTACACCGCCACACAACATATTATTCTCGCCGATCTGACCATCGATGGTCAGAAAAGGAAAGTGTTGATGCAGGCCCCTAAGAACGGTTTTTTCTATGTATTGGACCGTACCGATGGATCGTTTATTTCGGCCGAACCTTATGTGTATACGAATTGGGCCAAGAAAATAGACAAAACAACGGGTCGGCCTGTTGAATCGGAGTTTGCACGATATCCCAATATGAATTCCCAAATCTCCCCTACTGCCTCCGGAGGGCATAATTGGCAGCCCATGGCCTATAATCCCAAAACTGGACTCGTCTATATTCCGGCAAGCGAAGAAGGTATGTTCTTTGGCCAGCCCTCGAATTGGAAACATTTGAACGACTCAAGGTCATGGAATACGGCAATAGGGTTCGATCCGTCCAACGAGACCCATATAGACTCGATGGCAAATAGAAATTTTGGGAAATTGATAGCCTGGGATCCTATCGCCCGAAAAGAGAAGTGGAACTATTGGCAAAAGTCAGTTTGGAACGCTGGCGTACTGGCCTCAAACGACTTGATCTTTCAGGGAAATGCGGAAGGGGAGTTTATAGCGTTTGATGCGGCGACCGGCAAAAAGGTATGGTCGTTTCCCTTGAACTCCGGGATTATAGCAGCACCTATGACCTATGCAATCGATGGAAAGCAATATGTATCCATTTTAGTAGGATGGGGCGGTGTAAGGGGGCTCTGGTCAAAGTTCACCGATCAGATCAACCCAGGCACGTTGTATACCTTCTCCTTAGGTGGCAATGCCGAAATGCCCGAATTTCCTGAACAGCCAAAAAAGCAATTGGTCGATCTTGAATTTGAAGCCGTTCCCGAACAATTGGAAAATGGTGGACAATTGTTTCAGCGCTATTGTGCCAGTTGTCATCAGATGATGCTGTTCCCGGGCGGGGGATCTATTCCCGACCTGACCTACTCCCCGCCAGCTATTTTTGATTCTTTCCAACAAATTGTAGGTGATGGTACGTTACTAGGTCTTGGTATGCCCAATTTTGGGGATAGGCTTTCGAATGATGACATCATCGACATCAAAGGCTTTATTTTAAGTGTTGCCAAGACAAGAAGGGAGGATGGGGAAAGTAATCCATAA
- a CDS encoding dihydrofolate reductase family protein produces MKKIIYYVATSIDGFIAGPDEDASDFTAAGEGVNQYLADLKDFQTVIMGRRTYEFGYKFGLEPGQPAYPHMQHYIFSKTLNFEDQSDQLTICDYDLDIIKKLKQSSETDIYLCGGGIFAGWLLEHKMIDVLKIKLNPLILGDGITMFGASKNTGQLELRESKMYNDGLTINTYGVSY; encoded by the coding sequence ATGAAAAAAATCATCTATTACGTTGCCACCTCCATTGACGGTTTTATCGCTGGGCCAGACGAGGACGCCAGCGATTTTACCGCAGCGGGAGAAGGGGTAAATCAATATTTGGCCGATTTGAAGGACTTCCAAACAGTCATTATGGGCCGTAGAACCTATGAGTTCGGTTACAAATTCGGATTGGAGCCGGGCCAACCTGCCTATCCGCACATGCAACACTATATATTTTCAAAGACGCTAAATTTCGAGGATCAAAGTGATCAACTGACTATTTGCGACTATGACCTCGACATTATAAAAAAGCTAAAGCAATCCTCGGAAACCGACATTTATCTCTGCGGGGGCGGTATTTTTGCCGGTTGGCTGTTGGAACACAAAATGATAGACGTGTTAAAAATCAAGTTGAACCCATTGATTTTAGGTGACGGCATCACCATGTTTGGTGCGTCAAAAAACACCGGTCAACTTGAACTTCGCGAAAGCAAAATGTACAATGACGGGCTTACCATAAATACCTATGGTGTGTCCTACTGA
- a CDS encoding tannase/feruloyl esterase family alpha/beta hydrolase, translating into MKISKLIPILLFLTFMPLHAQKSGEEIDRQRTKVEEAFIHDVVILSTAVIERSEDIPKHILIRGYTMPSNYFLMRFPVDDWNTKLFMNGCGLGCGTLPADISGKLKKALQRGYATATMNSGHWGSSNRDLTWAYNNPQAEKDYAYRALHETVRATKELIKVFYNQEPLLSYFWGCSGGGRQGIMEAARYPEDFDGIISEAPALNFSGWAVLAAWLRQANTGVDGKDILAKEDLSKIKKAVYDACDKVDGKVDGLVSDPSNCAFDPEVLICEDKTNCLSREKIEVLKKWYEGPINKSGEKLLPTGLSLGSEPLWGFWFLGESTEPFDEFTPWNEIFQYLIFKEDPGASYSVLDFDFDADPERLEFMGSLLNVNHLSMQSFKDKGGKLLLYHGLADPMIPYQSSVDYYKKNYEAYGHETMDFFRLFLIPGMDHCTAFSNLGITDNSVDPLTALEAWVEKKVRLKNCQSCGIKTMERWIRNLVCHFIK; encoded by the coding sequence ATGAAAATCTCAAAATTAATCCCGATACTACTGTTTCTCACTTTCATGCCGCTACATGCCCAAAAGAGCGGCGAGGAAATAGACAGACAAAGAACGAAGGTCGAGGAGGCCTTCATACACGATGTTGTTATCCTGTCTACTGCAGTGATCGAACGTTCCGAAGACATTCCGAAACATATATTGATACGGGGCTATACCATGCCCTCCAATTATTTTCTGATGCGGTTTCCGGTGGATGACTGGAACACGAAATTATTTATGAACGGCTGCGGATTGGGATGTGGCACCTTACCAGCCGATATTTCGGGGAAATTAAAGAAAGCCTTGCAACGTGGCTATGCCACGGCCACTATGAACTCTGGTCATTGGGGATCCAGCAATCGCGATTTAACCTGGGCCTATAACAATCCTCAGGCAGAAAAGGACTATGCATATAGGGCTCTTCATGAAACGGTTCGGGCTACCAAGGAATTGATCAAGGTCTTTTATAATCAAGAACCTCTTCTTTCCTATTTCTGGGGATGTTCCGGCGGTGGTCGGCAGGGCATTATGGAAGCCGCACGTTATCCAGAAGATTTTGATGGGATTATCTCAGAGGCGCCCGCCCTTAATTTTTCGGGTTGGGCGGTATTAGCTGCCTGGCTTCGTCAGGCCAATACGGGAGTGGATGGCAAGGATATCCTTGCCAAGGAGGATCTTTCAAAAATCAAAAAGGCCGTATACGATGCCTGCGATAAAGTGGATGGAAAAGTGGACGGTCTGGTCAGTGATCCTTCTAATTGCGCATTTGATCCGGAAGTGCTGATTTGCGAGGATAAAACGAATTGTCTGAGCAGGGAAAAAATAGAAGTATTGAAAAAATGGTACGAGGGACCCATAAACAAGAGTGGGGAAAAGCTTTTGCCTACTGGTCTTTCCCTGGGTTCAGAACCACTTTGGGGCTTTTGGTTTCTTGGGGAATCCACGGAACCATTTGATGAGTTTACGCCATGGAATGAAATATTCCAATATTTAATTTTCAAGGAAGACCCAGGGGCTAGCTATTCCGTACTTGATTTTGATTTCGACGCAGACCCTGAGCGTTTAGAGTTTATGGGGAGCTTATTGAATGTAAACCATCTTTCCATGCAATCCTTTAAAGATAAGGGTGGGAAATTGTTGCTATACCATGGTTTGGCCGACCCGATGATCCCTTACCAATCTTCGGTCGATTATTATAAAAAGAATTATGAGGCTTATGGACATGAGACTATGGATTTCTTCCGTTTGTTCCTCATTCCCGGTATGGACCATTGTACGGCGTTTAGCAATCTTGGAATAACCGATAACAGCGTGGATCCGTTAACGGCACTTGAGGCTTGGGTTGAAAAAAAAGTCCGCCTCAAGAATTGCCAATCATGCGGTATAAAAACGATGGAACGATGGATTCGCAATTTAGTGTGCCACTTTATAAAATGA
- a CDS encoding GNAT family N-acetyltransferase, protein MQKASVQLRALKHSDVSTMARLANNKKIWNNVRDAFGHPYTEKNAREFIEKQSQSDTEKVFAVDYNGELCGLVGLILQKDVYRKSAEIGYWIGEPFWGQGIATQAVGLLTRYAFDKLVLVRLYAGIFEYNVGSMRVLEKNEFVKEGISKKAVFKNGKFWDEHRGALLNEG, encoded by the coding sequence ATGCAAAAGGCAAGTGTACAGTTGCGGGCGTTAAAACATTCGGATGTCAGCACCATGGCCCGACTAGCCAACAACAAAAAGATCTGGAATAATGTACGGGACGCTTTCGGTCACCCCTATACCGAAAAAAATGCCAGGGAATTTATTGAAAAGCAAAGCCAGAGCGATACGGAAAAGGTTTTTGCAGTCGATTACAACGGCGAACTCTGCGGACTGGTCGGTTTAATTCTCCAGAAAGATGTGTATCGAAAATCTGCCGAGATCGGCTATTGGATCGGCGAACCGTTTTGGGGCCAGGGCATCGCTACCCAAGCCGTGGGACTTTTGACAAGGTATGCTTTCGACAAATTGGTGTTAGTTCGTTTATATGCCGGAATATTCGAATACAACGTAGGTTCGATGCGCGTTTTGGAAAAGAACGAATTTGTCAAAGAAGGCATCTCCAAAAAGGCCGTATTCAAAAACGGGAAATTTTGGGACGAGCATCGGGGTGCGCTACTAAATGAAGGGTAA
- a CDS encoding relaxase/mobilization nuclease domain-containing protein yields MIARVLYRKSVQGVLKYVLGKEESTILGFQNTYSDTSTDMKFFGRVLYHLGNRHDSEKRYLHASLNLPRGEHLNDRDFFELSKSYMEHMGYGEQPYVVIRHHDTKHEHVHIVSSTKQEDCLQINLSNDIRRSIAIQKYLEKEFGLSPSPATKLTKELPKYEMPEFRNRDINGVRFYIQDIVNIALQKYKVRSFKELAGHLKDHHIELRTVERNGRIGVSYGVAIKDGYKSRFINGYTVHPQLSGPKLQKVFEQN; encoded by the coding sequence ATGATAGCAAGGGTACTTTATCGGAAAAGCGTACAGGGCGTGCTGAAGTATGTATTGGGAAAAGAAGAAAGTACAATACTCGGGTTCCAGAATACGTATTCCGATACCAGTACCGACATGAAGTTTTTCGGCAGGGTATTGTATCATCTTGGCAATCGTCATGATTCAGAAAAAAGATATCTACACGCTTCATTGAACCTTCCCCGTGGGGAGCACTTGAACGACAGGGACTTCTTTGAACTCTCCAAAAGTTATATGGAACACATGGGCTATGGCGAACAGCCCTATGTCGTTATCCGTCATCATGATACCAAGCACGAACATGTGCATATCGTCTCGTCCACCAAACAGGAAGACTGCTTGCAGATCAACCTCTCCAACGATATCAGAAGGAGCATAGCCATCCAGAAATACCTCGAAAAAGAATTCGGACTTTCCCCATCGCCCGCTACGAAACTGACCAAGGAACTTCCCAAATACGAGATGCCCGAATTCAGGAACCGCGACATTAACGGGGTCAGGTTCTATATACAGGACATCGTGAACATCGCCCTGCAAAAGTACAAGGTGCGCAGTTTTAAGGAACTGGCCGGGCACCTCAAAGACCATCATATCGAATTAAGAACCGTTGAGCGAAACGGTAGGATAGGAGTGTCTTACGGTGTTGCCATAAAAGATGGCTACAAATCGAGATTTATTAACGGCTATACTGTGCACCCCCAATTAAGCGGCCCAAAACTGCAAAAGGTGTTCGAACAGAACTAA
- a CDS encoding cupin domain-containing protein yields the protein MKINKNDVPVTMEAPGTVMRALPDYGGMTVCFNELPKGTDFTPLLKGLTNDSCHCPHWGYVLEGAMLIKYDDGTEELLEIGDVFYLPAGHTAIVQKDIKFIDFNPSKEFDEVISHVGKKMAEQDDN from the coding sequence ATGAAAATCAACAAAAATGACGTTCCGGTCACCATGGAAGCGCCAGGTACCGTGATGCGCGCACTACCCGATTATGGTGGTATGACCGTATGTTTCAACGAATTGCCAAAAGGAACGGATTTCACCCCCCTATTGAAAGGCTTAACCAATGACAGCTGCCATTGTCCGCATTGGGGCTATGTTCTCGAGGGAGCAATGCTCATAAAATATGATGACGGAACCGAAGAACTACTTGAAATAGGTGATGTTTTCTATTTACCGGCCGGCCATACGGCCATCGTTCAAAAAGACATCAAGTTCATTGATTTTAACCCATCAAAGGAATTCGACGAAGTAATCTCCCATGTCGGTAAAAAGATGGCCGAACAAGATGACAACTGA